A region of Saccopteryx leptura isolate mSacLep1 chromosome X, mSacLep1_pri_phased_curated, whole genome shotgun sequence DNA encodes the following proteins:
- the HMGN5 gene encoding high mobility group nucleosome-binding domain-containing protein 5 isoform X1 has product MPKRKAAGQGDSSQEPKRRSARLSAMPVPVIPELKPKRASTARKMKKDDVMERNAHTSTQAIAESKQEEVVKQECSSENPENGEAKILEAPAPEKEVEEIKEEKIEDVEERLEKKETVASEEKKSEKYQEGDKEDQNKEEGKGQDEKEDRNENGKKDGKEDEDGKEKEDEKVEDQKEKGDEKQGEDEKGKGDDKEEEDEKEKGDEKEGEDGKGETEGCKESEDKNDEGEDDNQGEDNNDGDEKDDGDKKDDEDAKEDENEEDDEEAEEDEDEKDDEDAEEDEDEKDEDAEEDEDDIDDEDAKEDENEEDDEAEEDEDEKDDEDAEEDEDEKDEDEIYYEGGNEEKDGEEEENKEEDREEENGKGDGKNGKVGKENENKAEVEKEDGEKEESQNIV; this is encoded by the exons GCTGCAGGTCAAGGTGATTCAAGTCAGGAG CCAAAGAGAAGATCAGCCAGGCTCTCTGCT ATGCCTGTGCCTGTTATACCAGAATTGAAACCCAAAAGAGCATCAACTGCAAGG aaaatgaaaaaagatgatGTGATGGAAAGAAACGCACATACAAGTACTCAAGCAATAGCTGAAAGCAAGCAAGAAGAAGTTGTTAAACAAGAATGCAGCAGTGAAAATCCTGAAAATGGAGAAGCCAAAATTCTAGAG GCACCAGCTCCTGAAAAAGAAGTtgaggaaataaaagaagaaaaaattgaagaTGTTGAAGAGagattagaaaagaaagaaacagtggcatccgaagaaaagaaaagtgaaaaatatcaggaaggagataaagaagatcaaaacaaggaagaaggaaaaggacaagatgaaaaagaagacagaaatgaaaatgggaaaaaagatGGTAAAGAAGATGAagatggaaaagagaaagaagatgaaaaagtagaagaccagaaagagaaaggagatgaaAAACAGGGTGAAGATGaaaaagggaaaggagatgacaaagaggaagaagatgaaaaagagaaaggagatgaaAAAGAGGGTGAAGATGGAAAGGGGGAAACAGAAGGTTGCAAAGAATCTGAAGATAAAAACGATGAAGGAGAAGATGACAATCAAGGAGAGGATAATAATGATGGAGATGAAAAAGACGATGGAGATAAAAAAGATGATGAAGATGCAAAAGAGGATGAAAATGAAGAAGATgatgaagaagcagaagaagatGAAGATGAAAAAGATGATGAAGATGCAGAAGAGGATGaagatgaaaaagatgaagatGCAGAAGAGGATGAAGATGATATAGATGATGAAGATGCAAAAGAGGATGAAAATGAAGAAGATGATGAAGCAGAAGAGGATGAAGATGAAAAAGATGATGAAGATGCAGAAGAGGATGaagatgaaaaagatgaagatgaaatatattatgaagGTGGAAATGAGGAGAAagatggagaagaagaagaaaacaaggaggaagatagagaagaagaaaatggaaaaggagatgggaaaaatggaaaagttggcaaggaaaatgaaaacaaggcGGAAGTCGAAAAGGAagatggagaaaaagaagagtcTCAGAATATTGTTTAA
- the HMGN5 gene encoding high mobility group nucleosome-binding domain-containing protein 5 isoform X2 translates to MPKRKAAGQGDSSQEPKRRSARLSAKMKKDDVMERNAHTSTQAIAESKQEEVVKQECSSENPENGEAKILEAPAPEKEVEEIKEEKIEDVEERLEKKETVASEEKKSEKYQEGDKEDQNKEEGKGQDEKEDRNENGKKDGKEDEDGKEKEDEKVEDQKEKGDEKQGEDEKGKGDDKEEEDEKEKGDEKEGEDGKGETEGCKESEDKNDEGEDDNQGEDNNDGDEKDDGDKKDDEDAKEDENEEDDEEAEEDEDEKDDEDAEEDEDEKDEDAEEDEDDIDDEDAKEDENEEDDEAEEDEDEKDDEDAEEDEDEKDEDEIYYEGGNEEKDGEEEENKEEDREEENGKGDGKNGKVGKENENKAEVEKEDGEKEESQNIV, encoded by the exons GCTGCAGGTCAAGGTGATTCAAGTCAGGAG CCAAAGAGAAGATCAGCCAGGCTCTCTGCT aaaatgaaaaaagatgatGTGATGGAAAGAAACGCACATACAAGTACTCAAGCAATAGCTGAAAGCAAGCAAGAAGAAGTTGTTAAACAAGAATGCAGCAGTGAAAATCCTGAAAATGGAGAAGCCAAAATTCTAGAG GCACCAGCTCCTGAAAAAGAAGTtgaggaaataaaagaagaaaaaattgaagaTGTTGAAGAGagattagaaaagaaagaaacagtggcatccgaagaaaagaaaagtgaaaaatatcaggaaggagataaagaagatcaaaacaaggaagaaggaaaaggacaagatgaaaaagaagacagaaatgaaaatgggaaaaaagatGGTAAAGAAGATGAagatggaaaagagaaagaagatgaaaaagtagaagaccagaaagagaaaggagatgaaAAACAGGGTGAAGATGaaaaagggaaaggagatgacaaagaggaagaagatgaaaaagagaaaggagatgaaAAAGAGGGTGAAGATGGAAAGGGGGAAACAGAAGGTTGCAAAGAATCTGAAGATAAAAACGATGAAGGAGAAGATGACAATCAAGGAGAGGATAATAATGATGGAGATGAAAAAGACGATGGAGATAAAAAAGATGATGAAGATGCAAAAGAGGATGAAAATGAAGAAGATgatgaagaagcagaagaagatGAAGATGAAAAAGATGATGAAGATGCAGAAGAGGATGaagatgaaaaagatgaagatGCAGAAGAGGATGAAGATGATATAGATGATGAAGATGCAAAAGAGGATGAAAATGAAGAAGATGATGAAGCAGAAGAGGATGAAGATGAAAAAGATGATGAAGATGCAGAAGAGGATGaagatgaaaaagatgaagatgaaatatattatgaagGTGGAAATGAGGAGAAagatggagaagaagaagaaaacaaggaggaagatagagaagaagaaaatggaaaaggagatgggaaaaatggaaaagttggcaaggaaaatgaaaacaaggcGGAAGTCGAAAAGGAagatggagaaaaagaagagtcTCAGAATATTGTTTAA